In Gemmata obscuriglobus, a single genomic region encodes these proteins:
- a CDS encoding RNA polymerase sigma factor: MAVRGGGEHRAGGPPAVGPAGRAGVADGFPARPRPRRAWKRPPDQEPDFDTRAAVAELPERYRALVVACDLRGESQSAVARQLGVPVGTVYSRLSAARRLLAGRLRRRGAEPTALAVGLGAVAPEAVALPSVSECPSASVTELTEGIMSQGSALKW; this comes from the coding sequence GTGGCTGTTCGGGGTGGCGGTGAACACCGCGCGGGCGGCCCGCCGGCGGTCGGCCCGGCGGGCCGCGCGGGAGTCGCTGACGGGTTCCCCGCCCGACCGCGACCGAGACGGGCGTGGAAGCGCCCACCCGATCAGGAGCCGGACTTCGACACCCGCGCGGCGGTGGCCGAGTTGCCCGAGCGGTACCGCGCCCTGGTGGTCGCGTGCGACCTGCGGGGCGAGTCCCAGTCGGCGGTGGCGCGTCAGCTCGGTGTGCCGGTCGGGACCGTGTACAGCCGGCTCTCGGCCGCCCGCCGGTTGCTCGCCGGGCGGTTGCGGCGCCGGGGCGCGGAGCCCACGGCTCTGGCCGTGGGGCTCGGTGCGGTGGCGCCCGAAGCGGTCGCACTGCCGTCGGTTTCCGAGTGCCCGTCCGCGAGTGTCACGGAACTGACGGAGGGGATCATGTCGCAAGGATCTGCGCTGAAATGGTAA
- a CDS encoding transposase, which produces MRPKRQSIRATPAHATRHLRPVLTDWLGRAVQLPKRRRTCTPEVVWRVVLFAAAFARSVAAACAAIADAPSGQAIWDCLYLTLPKRRRTLERRLRPALHAPLGKRKRAARVAIDYHRIGYFGTPNRDTTRSKGAGGTHTFHTYATACLVGGPDRYTLGLTAVGEKEPMTAVLTRLLDQVTAARVTVRVALLDKAFFSIAVMRLLQARGVPFVIPAVVRGRKPRPGVKGVGLRAVRRRGAGRYAYTHADRGTSVRVHVVIAHKSYRYRRTGGRRSKKLLYAAWRVSGSPVAIRDLYRTRFGIESSYRQLGQVRPRTSTTDGVVRLLWVAVGLILRNAWLWSRSARGLGWTLAAVCLILLADGLAPTDGENKSITTARSANKTKPPT; this is translated from the coding sequence ATGCGACCCAAACGTCAGTCTATCCGAGCCACCCCGGCCCACGCCACCCGGCACCTCCGTCCGGTCCTGACCGACTGGCTCGGCCGTGCGGTCCAACTGCCCAAGCGTCGCCGCACCTGTACACCCGAGGTGGTGTGGCGGGTGGTGCTGTTCGCCGCGGCGTTCGCCCGCTCGGTGGCCGCGGCCTGTGCCGCGATCGCCGACGCCCCGTCCGGGCAGGCCATCTGGGATTGCTTGTACCTCACGCTGCCCAAGCGGCGCCGCACCCTCGAGCGGCGGTTGCGGCCGGCCCTCCACGCCCCGCTCGGCAAGCGGAAGCGGGCGGCTCGGGTCGCGATCGACTACCACCGGATCGGGTACTTCGGGACGCCGAACCGGGACACCACCCGGTCCAAGGGGGCCGGCGGCACCCACACGTTCCACACGTACGCCACCGCGTGCCTCGTCGGGGGACCGGACCGGTACACGCTCGGGTTGACGGCCGTGGGCGAGAAGGAGCCGATGACCGCGGTGCTCACCCGGCTGTTGGATCAGGTGACGGCGGCACGGGTTACGGTCCGGGTCGCGCTGCTGGACAAGGCGTTCTTCTCGATCGCGGTGATGCGGTTGCTCCAGGCGCGGGGTGTGCCGTTCGTGATCCCGGCCGTGGTCCGGGGCCGCAAGCCCCGGCCCGGGGTGAAGGGGGTCGGGTTGCGGGCCGTGCGGCGGCGGGGCGCGGGTCGATATGCGTACACCCACGCGGATCGGGGCACCTCGGTGCGGGTGCACGTGGTGATCGCTCACAAGAGCTACCGGTACCGGCGGACCGGGGGCCGGCGGAGCAAGAAGTTACTGTACGCGGCGTGGCGGGTGAGCGGGAGCCCGGTGGCGATTCGGGACCTGTACCGGACCCGATTCGGGATCGAGAGCAGCTACCGCCAGTTGGGGCAGGTTCGGCCCCGGACCTCGACCACCGATGGGGTCGTGCGACTCCTGTGGGTGGCCGTCGGGCTGATCCTGCGTAACGCCTGGTTGTGGTCCCGCTCAGCCCGCGGCCTCGGGTGGACACTGGCGGCGGTATGCCTGATACTGTTGGCCGATGGGCTGGCACCTACAGATGGCGAAAATAAGTCCATTACTACTGCACGATCGGCCAACAAAACCAAGCCGCCAACTTGA
- a CDS encoding IS3 family transposase, translating into MYAAIESIAQDTSIPTVTICDALEVSRSAYYDWLTREPGAREQELDELTPAIVDIFVRHRRRYRARRIASELADEDIVCSPKRVAWVLKSQGLRAIQPRSFVPKTTDSRHTLGYSPNLLLEADEPTRVDELWVGDITYLPLRGGGFGYLAALLDRYSRDIVAWSIDATMTEPLVLDVLRRAIRERQPRAGLVHHTDRGGQYAGTEYRAVLRRASMKQSMSRADNCYDNAFMESCWSSIKRELEVAECDSVAAARTVVAEYVRYYRLEREHSAIGYLTPHQFVTRTMAQN; encoded by the coding sequence GTGTATGCCGCCATCGAGTCCATCGCTCAGGACACGAGCATTCCTACGGTCACGATCTGCGACGCGCTCGAGGTGAGTCGCTCGGCGTACTACGACTGGCTCACCCGAGAACCCGGTGCTCGCGAGCAGGAGCTCGACGAACTCACACCCGCCATCGTGGACATCTTCGTGAGGCATCGCCGTCGCTACCGGGCCCGACGCATCGCCTCGGAATTGGCGGACGAGGACATCGTGTGCAGCCCGAAGCGCGTCGCGTGGGTCCTAAAAAGCCAGGGCTTGCGAGCGATCCAGCCGAGGTCGTTCGTACCCAAGACGACCGACTCGCGTCACACCCTGGGGTACAGCCCGAACCTGTTGCTCGAGGCGGATGAGCCGACGCGGGTCGATGAGTTGTGGGTTGGCGACATCACGTACCTGCCGCTGCGTGGCGGCGGGTTCGGGTACCTGGCCGCGTTGCTGGACCGGTACTCGCGTGACATCGTGGCGTGGTCGATTGACGCGACGATGACGGAGCCGCTGGTGCTGGACGTGTTGCGCCGTGCGATCCGCGAGCGCCAACCGAGGGCCGGTCTGGTGCATCACACGGATCGCGGCGGGCAGTACGCCGGCACCGAGTATCGAGCTGTGCTGCGTCGTGCCTCAATGAAGCAGAGCATGAGTCGGGCGGACAACTGCTACGACAACGCGTTCATGGAAAGTTGTTGGAGTTCGATCAAGCGCGAACTCGAAGTGGCCGAGTGTGACAGTGTCGCGGCGGCCCGGACGGTCGTCGCGGAGTACGTGAGGTACTACCGACTCGAGCGGGAGCATTCGGCGATCGGCTACCTTACACCCCACCAATTCGTAACCCGCACCATGGCCCAGAACTAA
- a CDS encoding ISAs1-like element ISGob5 family transposase, with translation MSAAPGPRPLIEYLSQIPDPRVELKCFHDLIDVLMIVTCGTIVGADDFVSIAEFARAKESWFRDRLGLTLRNGIPSHDTLNRVFALVRPEAFGRCFRAWVADAAEGLRVPHIPIDGKTMRGSKRVTGTGARKATHIVSAWAQQLGLTLAQVKTDEKSNEITAIPELLERLDLAGALVSIDAMGTQKDIAQQIVAAKGDYLLAVKDNQPRLLEDIQRLAEGALEASYAGRSTDLNEGTGHGREEMRFCFVIDDLESIRDRNVWPRLRSVVVLVSSRTVAGRTSDEVRYYISSRKASAKRFQTWIRAHWCIENSCHWVLDVAFREDDHRLREGHGPQNMALVRKIALAMLKKANAKCGIKNRRLKAGWDNTYLEQVLLKNPED, from the coding sequence ATGAGTGCCGCCCCCGGCCCACGCCCGTTAATCGAGTACCTGTCCCAGATCCCGGATCCGCGGGTCGAGTTGAAGTGCTTCCACGACTTGATTGATGTACTCATGATCGTGACCTGTGGGACGATCGTCGGGGCCGATGACTTCGTGTCGATCGCCGAGTTCGCGCGGGCCAAGGAGTCCTGGTTCCGGGACCGGCTGGGGCTGACGCTGCGCAACGGGATTCCGTCCCACGACACCCTCAACCGGGTGTTCGCGCTGGTCCGCCCGGAGGCGTTCGGGCGGTGCTTCCGGGCGTGGGTCGCGGACGCCGCCGAGGGCCTCCGGGTGCCCCACATCCCGATCGACGGGAAGACCATGCGGGGGTCCAAGCGGGTCACCGGCACGGGGGCTCGCAAGGCCACACACATCGTCAGCGCATGGGCTCAGCAGTTGGGCCTCACGTTGGCCCAGGTGAAGACCGACGAGAAGTCCAACGAGATCACCGCGATCCCGGAACTGCTGGAGCGGCTGGACCTCGCGGGGGCCCTGGTGAGCATCGACGCGATGGGCACCCAGAAGGACATCGCCCAGCAGATCGTGGCCGCCAAGGGGGACTACCTGCTGGCGGTCAAGGACAACCAGCCGCGGCTGCTCGAGGACATCCAGCGGTTGGCCGAGGGGGCCCTAGAGGCGAGCTACGCGGGCCGCTCGACCGACCTCAACGAAGGAACGGGCCACGGGCGCGAGGAGATGCGGTTCTGCTTCGTGATCGACGACCTGGAGTCGATCCGGGACCGGAATGTGTGGCCCCGGTTGCGGTCCGTCGTGGTGCTCGTCAGCAGCCGCACGGTCGCCGGTAGGACGAGCGACGAGGTGCGGTATTACATCAGCTCGCGGAAGGCATCGGCCAAGCGGTTCCAAACGTGGATCCGGGCTCATTGGTGCATCGAGAATTCATGCCATTGGGTGCTGGATGTCGCGTTCCGAGAAGACGACCACCGACTCCGTGAAGGGCACGGCCCGCAGAATATGGCCCTCGTGCGCAAGATCGCCTTGGCGATGTTGAAGAAGGCAAACGCCAAATGTGGGATCAAGAACCGGCGACTCAAGGCCGGATGGGATAATACCTACCTCGAACAGGTACTACTGAAAAATCCCGAGGATTGA
- a CDS encoding 3-deoxy-D-manno-octulosonic acid transferase, whose product MLLDLVYLLALLALSPWLLWRAARTGRYRQNLAAKLFGRVRITNPMRKPVAWFHAVSVGEVNLLGTLVPAFRKRHPDWHVVVSSTTDTGLGEAKRRFTDLDVIAWPFDFTWAVAWALCAVKPSLVVLAESELWPNFLAAARQKNVPVVVVNARVSPRSFRRLKRVAGLARLLLFRHVTRFAVQEADYTDRLRQLGVTGTKLVTTGSIKYDGALRTRSTPETERLRGLLGLVGPDPSGGSSLVLLAGSTHAPEETTVLDVFARLRTRFPHVKLLLVPRHPDRFEEVVRLVEASQLPFVRRSTVSTPLAEAPAVMLLDTVGELGAAWGLADVGFTGGSLDGVRGGQSMIEPAGYGVPCVFGPHVWNFRDAAKRLVEAGGALMVPDANVLEAELMKLLNDPDLRARMGRSARELVQRQQGATFRTLDVIDSVIPSLAVARAA is encoded by the coding sequence ATGCTCCTTGATCTCGTTTACTTGTTGGCTCTGCTCGCGCTCTCGCCGTGGCTGCTCTGGCGCGCGGCTCGAACCGGTCGCTATCGCCAGAACCTTGCCGCGAAGTTGTTCGGACGAGTCCGCATCACCAACCCGATGCGAAAGCCGGTGGCGTGGTTTCACGCGGTCAGCGTAGGTGAGGTCAATCTGCTCGGGACGCTCGTTCCGGCCTTCCGCAAGCGACATCCCGACTGGCACGTCGTCGTGTCGTCTACCACCGATACCGGGCTCGGCGAGGCCAAACGCCGGTTCACCGATCTGGATGTGATCGCGTGGCCGTTCGACTTCACCTGGGCGGTCGCGTGGGCACTTTGCGCGGTAAAGCCTTCGTTGGTGGTTCTCGCCGAAAGCGAACTGTGGCCGAACTTTCTCGCCGCTGCACGTCAGAAAAATGTGCCCGTGGTCGTGGTGAACGCGCGGGTGAGCCCGCGTAGTTTCCGGCGCCTGAAGCGTGTGGCCGGACTCGCCCGACTGTTGTTGTTCCGCCACGTGACGCGATTCGCGGTCCAAGAGGCGGACTACACCGACCGCCTCCGGCAACTCGGCGTAACGGGTACGAAGCTCGTCACGACGGGGTCGATCAAGTACGACGGCGCGCTGCGCACACGCAGCACACCAGAAACGGAGCGGCTGCGCGGGCTTCTTGGTCTGGTCGGACCTGATCCGTCGGGCGGCTCCTCCCTCGTTCTGCTGGCCGGCAGCACACACGCGCCAGAGGAAACAACCGTCCTCGACGTGTTCGCTCGGTTGCGCACGCGATTCCCGCACGTGAAACTGCTCCTCGTCCCGCGTCACCCCGATCGTTTCGAGGAGGTCGTGCGGCTCGTCGAAGCCTCGCAACTGCCGTTCGTGCGCCGTTCCACCGTTTCGACCCCTCTGGCCGAAGCCCCGGCGGTCATGTTACTCGACACGGTGGGCGAACTCGGCGCCGCGTGGGGATTGGCGGACGTTGGATTTACCGGCGGGAGCCTCGACGGAGTGCGTGGCGGGCAGAGCATGATCGAGCCCGCAGGGTACGGGGTGCCGTGCGTGTTCGGGCCGCACGTGTGGAACTTCCGCGACGCCGCCAAACGCCTAGTTGAAGCGGGCGGGGCCTTAATGGTGCCCGACGCAAATGTCCTTGAGGCGGAGTTGATGAAGCTCCTTAACGACCCCGACCTGCGGGCGCGAATGGGTCGTTCGGCCCGCGAACTGGTCCAGCGCCAACAGGGCGCGACGTTTCGCACGCTCGACGTAATTGATTCCGTCATCCCTTCACTTGCGGTCGCTCGCGCCGCATAA
- a CDS encoding transposase — protein MRRSARRCASRPGTPPPRRPCESTVRRSRSPTAAARRGTTGGKKVNGRKPFIGVDSLGLVWALSVLTADIQDRDGGRWLLSAVRHRLPRVREVIADSGFSKRFQQFVRNVCRWAVTITANAKDGFKVHTRRWVVERTFAWFVRYRRLMVDYEYHTETTEAMIQAAMIHRILRKLHPNP, from the coding sequence ATGCGGCGCTCCGCGAGGAGGTGCGCATCGAGGCCGGGTACCCCGCCACCCCGGAGACCTTGCGAGTCGACAGTCAGACGGTCAAGATCACCCACCGCGGCGGCCCGAAGGGGTACGACGGGGGGAAAAAAGGTGAACGGCCGCAAGCCGTTCATCGGGGTCGATTCGCTCGGGTTGGTGTGGGCCCTGTCGGTGCTCACGGCCGACATCCAGGATCGGGACGGCGGGCGGTGGCTGCTGAGCGCGGTGCGGCACCGACTGCCGCGGGTGCGTGAGGTGATCGCCGACAGCGGGTTCTCCAAGCGGTTCCAGCAGTTCGTCCGCAACGTGTGCCGATGGGCGGTGACCATCACCGCCAACGCCAAGGACGGGTTCAAGGTGCACACCCGGCGGTGGGTGGTGGAGCGCACGTTCGCTTGGTTCGTCCGGTACCGGCGGCTCATGGTCGATTACGAGTACCACACCGAAACCACCGAAGCCATGATCCAAGCCGCCATGATTCACCGCATACTCCGCAAACTGCACCCCAACCCATAG
- a CDS encoding protein phosphatase 2C domain-containing protein, with the protein MIRAYTFSAAGGHAVNEDVFLVCEVPGGYVVALADGQGVHAGGARAARLACQVALEELMRGPETDWADALSRADNAVAADSTAGFTTQGKRTQSPRNRWILANFEACDRAAIARLLRMCGPASI; encoded by the coding sequence ATGATCCGGGCGTACACTTTCAGCGCCGCGGGCGGGCACGCCGTCAACGAGGACGTGTTTCTCGTGTGCGAGGTGCCGGGCGGTTATGTCGTCGCGCTCGCCGACGGCCAGGGCGTGCACGCAGGCGGCGCTCGGGCGGCCCGACTCGCCTGTCAAGTCGCACTTGAAGAGTTGATGCGCGGGCCTGAGACCGATTGGGCCGACGCTTTGTCACGCGCCGACAACGCCGTCGCGGCCGATTCCACGGCCGGATTCACCACGCAGGGCAAACGCACTCAATCCCCTAGGAATCGCTGGATTCTAGCTAATTTTGAGGCGTGTGATCGAGCGGCCATCGCTCGCCTCCTGCGCATGTGCGGCCCCGCCTCCATATGA
- a CDS encoding sigma-70 family RNA polymerase sigma factor: protein MPRIGIDRQCVRRFVGEHAEVGGTDRELLQRFADRRDEAAFEALVRRHGPMVLAAGHRVLGRSQDAEDVFQAAFLLLARKAAGGRWQPSVANWLHRTAHLLALKARRTATRRARREERGAPRTPPDPLDEMTGRELLAALDEELLALPEVLRAPLVLCSLEGASRDEAAERLGCPLATLKKRLELGRRRLRDALARRGIGLPALLGTLLLGPSAVAVPNRLAQAVVRAALALATGGPGAAGLSSQVGELVHGGIGMTGWNKFRGALGAVLLCGCLAAAGALAARTGAAPSEAPKPAAPQERVPEPPAVEAMRVVVLDSTGKPLPGANVHSSIWTEEEGFQANRDIETDAAGATRVLLPKTFTILRLWAGKKSFATLFANWERSELASGKGVPAEYTFRLEPAVTAGGRIVDEKGKPVAGARVEVHLANDPKPVGSDNRVRYDHTLAWGDYSPTTDANGRWSIDNVPDHPEVELSLLATHPDFANDKWEQAAKSARVTMDALRKGTATLALKAGVRVRGTVTDPEGKPIKDALVIHGDAPHSGRVTSTFATGADGTFRLPALAPGKTSLTVVAPGWAPQLRTVELKADMPAQDFRLTAGKPVRLRIVDEAGKPVPGVHITLLEWKGSKSIYSERNPNHPKVPGTGIPPRTDANGVWEWRSAPDGPVKVRIDAADFVHTDLEVTGGSADRTVELKTTPRITGAVTDAVTGRPIPQFTVIPVSGFSDDVVFAWRGAAVRCEDGRLQFRAVPNGNSPLRRLRVEAPGYRTQDGPALRAGDPTSRKQDFKLVPSRTRTGVVTDTAGKPVAKAQVQIATPTEQVTLSKNLDYCIFTDAQGRFEFPDPGAPWAVVAQSEAGIAVAEFAADGADAGTLQLQPWGTVRGTFHDGGKPVAGATVLVAPVRVQDRTQPLVFLKLHTTTDANGRFELPRVPPGPIYVRVSLGPWEDPGFRSGPGVHLALKPGTRTDLELGSGGATLTGRVKLTGQVPADLDCTYSINYLVRREPGIAPPPAVAAAGFDARNGWRDTWRNTPEGLAYLSTLQSWFVKLTPDGTFRVSGVPAGEYDLAVAVYAKPSGCLIDPLARRVVRVTVTPADAARGELKVPEVTAEVEPIPVVGDTPALAFDRADGKTGTLADCRGRYTVVHFWANWCAPCKKQLPALKALHERFAARGLTTLSLSLDDEAAPWRAALKELALPWAQGRLGAKGTSGVSGVPAYWLLDPTGKLIAKSHTPDELVPVLEERLKRAGADR, encoded by the coding sequence ATGCCACGCATCGGGATCGACCGGCAGTGCGTGCGGCGGTTCGTCGGGGAGCACGCGGAGGTCGGGGGCACGGACCGGGAGCTGCTTCAGCGGTTCGCCGACCGGCGGGACGAGGCCGCGTTCGAAGCGCTCGTGCGCCGCCACGGGCCGATGGTGCTCGCCGCCGGGCACCGGGTGCTCGGCCGCAGCCAGGACGCGGAGGACGTGTTCCAAGCCGCATTTCTGCTCCTGGCCCGGAAGGCGGCGGGCGGCCGGTGGCAGCCGTCGGTCGCGAACTGGTTGCACCGGACCGCCCACCTGCTGGCGCTCAAGGCCCGCAGGACCGCGACCCGGCGGGCGCGGCGCGAGGAGCGCGGCGCGCCCCGAACCCCGCCGGACCCGCTCGACGAAATGACCGGGCGCGAGCTGCTCGCGGCGCTCGACGAGGAGTTGCTCGCGCTGCCCGAGGTGCTTCGTGCGCCGCTGGTACTCTGCTCGCTCGAGGGTGCGAGCCGGGACGAGGCGGCCGAGCGCCTGGGGTGCCCGCTGGCCACGCTCAAAAAGCGCCTCGAATTGGGCCGCCGGCGGCTCCGCGACGCGCTCGCGCGGCGCGGGATCGGGCTCCCCGCCCTTCTCGGCACGCTCCTGCTCGGTCCGTCCGCGGTCGCGGTACCGAACCGCCTCGCACAGGCCGTGGTCCGCGCCGCCCTCGCGCTCGCGACCGGCGGCCCGGGCGCCGCAGGGCTCTCGTCGCAAGTCGGCGAACTCGTACACGGAGGAATCGGCATGACGGGTTGGAACAAATTCCGGGGCGCGCTCGGCGCGGTGCTCCTGTGTGGGTGCCTCGCGGCGGCCGGCGCGCTCGCGGCACGCACCGGGGCCGCCCCAAGCGAAGCCCCCAAACCTGCGGCCCCACAGGAGCGGGTGCCCGAGCCGCCCGCCGTCGAGGCAATGCGGGTGGTCGTCCTCGATTCCACGGGCAAGCCGCTGCCGGGCGCGAACGTCCACTCGAGCATCTGGACCGAGGAGGAGGGCTTTCAGGCCAACCGCGACATCGAGACCGACGCCGCCGGCGCCACCCGGGTCCTGCTCCCGAAGACCTTCACCATCCTTCGGCTGTGGGCGGGGAAGAAGTCGTTCGCCACGCTGTTCGCGAACTGGGAGCGGAGCGAGCTGGCGAGCGGGAAGGGCGTGCCCGCCGAGTACACATTCCGGCTCGAGCCGGCCGTGACCGCGGGCGGGCGGATCGTTGACGAGAAGGGGAAGCCGGTCGCCGGCGCCCGGGTTGAGGTACACCTGGCCAACGACCCCAAGCCCGTCGGGAGCGACAACCGCGTCCGCTACGATCACACGTTGGCGTGGGGTGACTATTCGCCCACAACGGACGCCAACGGGCGGTGGAGCATCGACAACGTCCCGGACCACCCGGAGGTGGAGCTGAGCCTCCTGGCGACACACCCGGACTTCGCGAACGACAAGTGGGAGCAGGCTGCCAAGAGCGCACGAGTCACGATGGATGCGCTCCGGAAGGGCACGGCAACGCTCGCGCTGAAGGCCGGGGTCCGCGTCCGCGGGACGGTCACCGACCCCGAGGGCAAACCGATCAAGGATGCGCTCGTGATTCACGGCGACGCCCCCCACTCGGGGCGCGTCACGAGCACCTTCGCAACCGGCGCCGACGGCACGTTCCGGCTCCCGGCACTGGCTCCGGGAAAGACATCGCTGACCGTTGTCGCCCCGGGCTGGGCGCCGCAGCTCCGCACGGTCGAACTCAAAGCGGACATGCCGGCCCAGGACTTTCGGCTGACAGCGGGTAAACCGGTCCGGTTGCGCATTGTCGATGAGGCCGGTAAACCGGTTCCCGGGGTGCACATCACCCTGCTGGAGTGGAAGGGGAGCAAGTCGATTTACTCGGAGCGCAACCCGAACCATCCGAAGGTGCCGGGCACCGGCATTCCCCCGCGCACCGACGCGAACGGCGTCTGGGAGTGGCGGTCGGCTCCGGACGGCCCGGTGAAGGTGCGGATCGATGCGGCCGACTTCGTCCACACCGACCTGGAAGTCACCGGCGGCTCGGCGGACCGAACCGTGGAACTGAAAACCACACCCCGCATTACCGGAGCTGTGACGGATGCGGTCACGGGCCGGCCGATCCCACAGTTCACCGTCATCCCGGTGAGCGGGTTCAGTGACGACGTCGTGTTCGCATGGCGCGGCGCGGCGGTGCGGTGCGAGGACGGTCGGTTGCAGTTCCGCGCCGTGCCCAACGGCAACAGTCCGCTTCGCCGCCTCCGGGTCGAAGCTCCGGGGTATCGTACCCAGGACGGACCGGCACTCCGGGCCGGCGATCCCACGAGCCGAAAACAGGACTTCAAGCTCGTCCCGAGCCGGACGCGCACCGGTGTCGTAACCGACACCGCGGGCAAACCCGTAGCGAAAGCCCAGGTCCAGATCGCCACCCCGACGGAACAAGTGACCCTTTCAAAGAATCTCGATTACTGCATCTTCACCGACGCACAGGGGCGGTTCGAGTTCCCCGACCCGGGCGCGCCGTGGGCCGTAGTCGCGCAGTCCGAAGCGGGAATCGCGGTCGCCGAGTTCGCGGCCGACGGGGCCGACGCCGGCACGCTCCAACTCCAACCGTGGGGGACGGTCCGCGGAACGTTCCATGACGGCGGGAAGCCGGTCGCCGGCGCCACGGTGCTCGTGGCACCGGTTCGCGTTCAAGACCGGACCCAGCCGCTGGTCTTCCTCAAACTCCACACCACCACCGACGCGAACGGACGATTTGAACTTCCTCGTGTCCCGCCCGGCCCGATTTACGTTCGGGTTTCTTTGGGGCCGTGGGAAGATCCGGGTTTTCGCTCCGGGCCGGGCGTGCACCTCGCGCTCAAACCGGGCACACGCACCGATCTGGAACTCGGCTCCGGCGGCGCGACGCTCACCGGGCGGGTGAAGCTGACGGGCCAAGTGCCGGCCGATCTGGACTGCACGTACTCGATCAACTATCTGGTCCGTCGCGAACCGGGGATCGCCCCGCCGCCGGCGGTGGCCGCCGCGGGGTTCGACGCCCGGAACGGGTGGCGGGACACCTGGCGCAACACGCCGGAGGGGCTCGCGTACCTGAGCACGCTCCAATCCTGGTTCGTAAAACTCACGCCCGACGGCACGTTCCGGGTGAGCGGGGTGCCGGCCGGGGAGTACGACCTGGCGGTGGCGGTGTACGCGAAGCCGAGCGGGTGCCTCATCGACCCGCTGGCCCGGCGGGTGGTGCGGGTGACGGTGACGCCCGCGGACGCGGCGCGCGGCGAACTGAAGGTGCCGGAGGTGACGGCCGAGGTCGAGCCGATCCCGGTGGTCGGTGACACGCCGGCGCTCGCGTTCGACCGGGCCGACGGCAAGACCGGCACGCTCGCGGACTGCCGCGGCCGGTACACGGTGGTCCACTTCTGGGCGAACTGGTGCGCGCCGTGCAAGAAGCAGTTGCCGGCGCTGAAGGCGCTGCACGAGCGGTTCGCCGCCCGCGGGCTGACGACGCTGTCGCTGTCGCTCGACGACGAGGCGGCGCCCTGGCGCGCGGCGCTCAAGGAACTCGCTTTACCTTGGGCGCAAGGGCGGCTCGGTGCCAAGGGCACGAGCGGGGTGTCCGGGGTGCCCGCGTACTGGCTCCTGGACCCGACCGGTAAGCTCATTGCCAAGAGCCACACGCCCGACGAACTCGTCCCGGTGCTCGAAGAGCGGCTGAAGCGCGCCGGGGCGGACCGTTAG